A portion of the Planctomycetota bacterium genome contains these proteins:
- a CDS encoding twin-arginine translocase TatA/TatE family subunit → MFGLNHWELLIILAIALLLFGRKLPDVGRSLGKGIIEFKKGLKGVTDEIDEASRADVERPNPYRAPLAESGEDRRVSREDVVVEAPKPAQNA, encoded by the coding sequence ATGTTCGGCCTGAATCACTGGGAACTGCTGATCATCCTCGCCATTGCGCTGCTGCTCTTCGGGCGCAAGCTGCCCGACGTGGGTCGCAGCCTCGGCAAGGGCATCATCGAGTTCAAGAAGGGCCTCAAGGGCGTCACCGACGAGATCGACGAGGCCTCGCGCGCCGACGTCGAGCGTCCCAACCCCTACCGCGCCCCGCTCGCCGAGAGCGGCGAGGACCGGCGCGTGAGCCGCGAGGACGTCGTCGTCGAGGCCCCCAAGCCCGCGCAGAACGCGTGA